The following coding sequences lie in one Arachis stenosperma cultivar V10309 chromosome 5, arast.V10309.gnm1.PFL2, whole genome shotgun sequence genomic window:
- the LOC130981349 gene encoding uncharacterized protein LOC130981349, whose product MVITARVETGLVKRILVDTGTDSNIMFRNVFDALGLRDADLTTHQHGVIGLGDNFIKPDGVISLPISVGQTQGRRSTMAEFVILRDSTAYNIILGRKTINDVEAIINTKLLVMKFVTDDGSIGSIRGDIETAVAYDNASLSLRKKSKEASGMFLADLDARVDDKPRPEPEGDLEKFIIGDTEEKFTFINKNLPQELNEPLIEMIRANRDLFAWTPADMPGIDPKIMSHHLAVRSEARPVTQRRRKMSTERAEEVSRQTASVLEAGFIREVDYSTWLSNVVLVKKHNGKWRMCVDYSDLNKACPKDCFPLPNIDALVDATAGYRYLSFMDAYSGYNQIPMHRPDEDKTAFITPGGTFCYKVMPFGLKNAGATYQRLMSKIFQDLIGKTVEVYVDDVLAKITRPDDLLKDLENRGVEANPEKCQAVLQMKSPGCIKDVQRLAGRLTSLSRFLGASAAKALPFFNLMKKGMAFKWTPACEEAFQHFKEILAAPPVLGKPKNGEPLYLYLAITGEALAAVLVREEGRAQQPVYFISRALQGAELRYSKLEKLALALLTSSRRLKQYFQSHQVVVRTDQGIRQVLQKPDLAGRMMTWSIELSQYDIRYEPRQAIKAQAMADFLVEVTGDPTEEAGTRWKLHVDGASNQTSGGAGIILESPVGVVYEQSIRFEFPVSNNQAEYEALIGGLTLAAEVGATRLEICSDSQVVTSQVNGSYQAKDSLLQKYLEKVKSLSQKFEEVTVHHVPRERNTRAELLSKLASTKPGEGNRSLIQDYPLINPITSFLENGKLPDDKKDAAKQRREAAKYAVIQGQLFKKGLNQPLLKCLHPDQTDYVLREVHEACCGHHIGGKALARKLIRDGYYWPSMMADSKEFVKKCVKCQENANFHRAPASELSLLTSSRPFSQWGVDLLGPFPVGPGQVKYLIVAIDYYTKWIEAEPLASISSSNCRKFLWRQVESANKIIFLGLKKRLDNKKGAWADELASVLWSYRTTDQSSTKETPFRLTYGLDAVIPVEIGEPSPRLLLKGVEEAVEKDLIDEVREMAHLTETALKQRMALRYNTKVLKREFEPNDLVLRRNDIGPPTPGAGKLAANWEGPYRIKEAMGKGAFKLERLNDNTLYHNPTTMRGPGTDHPGSPSNTVITNDHAKRPRLVNINSNYKPITVNRNDSTARRIRKS is encoded by the exons atggtcatcacggcTAGAGTGGAaaccggcctcgtcaaacgCATCCTTGTCGACACAGGGACTgattcaaacatcatgttccgcaacgtATTCGACGCACTGGGGCTGAGGGACGCCGATTTGACGACCCACCAACACGGGGTCATCGGGTTGGGCGACAACTTCATTAAACCTGACGGAGTAATATCCCTACCGATCTCGGTAGGACAAACCCAAGGCCGAAGGTCGACGATGGCCGAGTTCGTGATCCTCCGAGATTCCACCGCCTATaacatcatcttgggaaggAAGACGATAAACGATGTTGAAGCGATAATCAACACGAAGCTGTTGGTCATGAAGTTCGTTACTGATGACGGATCTATAGGGTCCATAAGAGGGGATATCGAGACGGCGGTCGCCTAcgacaacgccagcctctccctgagaaagaaatcaaaggaGGCGTCCGGTATGTTCCTGGCTGACCTGGACGCCAGGGTGGACGACAAACCTAGACCAGAACCAGAAGGGGACCTGGAAAAATTCATAATCGGCGACACGGAGGAGAAATTCACGTTCATCAACAAGAACCTCCCACAAGAGTTAAATGAGCCCTTGATCGAAATGATAAGGGCCAATAGGGATTTGTTTGCCTGGACACCTGCCGACATGCCGGGTATAGACCCGAAAATCATGTCACACCATCTGGCCGTCAGGTCGGAAGCACGCCCGGTAACACAACGCAGAAGAAAGATGTCGACAGAAAGGGCGGAGGAAGTGTCCAGGCAGACGGCCAGCGTCCTAGAAGCAGGTTTCATACGAGAAGTAGACTACTCGACGTGGCTCTCAAACGTTGTTCTAGTGAAAAAGCACAacggcaaatggagaatgtgtgtagACTACTCTGACCTTAACAAGGCATGCCCAAAAGATTGTTTCCCACTCCCCAACATAGACGCGCTCGTCGACGCTACGGCGGGCTACCGTTATCTGAGCtttatggacgcctactccggttataaccagataccgatgcaccgtccAGATGAAGACAAAACGGCGTTCATAACACCAGGGGGAACCTTCTGCTACAAGGTGATGCCGTTCGGCCTAAAAAACGCAGGAGCGacataccaaaggctgatgagCAAGATATTCCAAGATCTTATAGGCAAAACGGTGGAAGTCTACGTCGACGATGTCCTCGCAAAAATAACGCGACCAGACGACCTCTTAAAGGATCTGGAAAAC agaggggtagaagccAACCCGGAGAAGTGCCAGGCGGTACTCCAAATGAAGAGCCCAGGTTGTATCAAGGACGTCCAAAGATTGGCGGGGCGGTTGACCTCGTTATCCCGGTTTCTCGGAGCCTCGGCAGCAAAAGCCCTACCATTCtttaacctcatgaagaaagggatggcgTTCAAGTGGACACCCGCATGTGAGGAAGCCTTCCAgcacttcaaggaaatcctggCGGCACCACCTGTACTCGGGAAGCCAAAGAACGGGGAGCCGCTATACCTGTACCTCGCCATAACAGGAGAAGCCCTGGCCGCGGTACTGGTGCGGGAAGAAGGGAGGGCTCAACAGCCGGTCTATTTCATAAGCAGAGCCCTGCAAGGGGCAGAATTAAGATACAGCAAACTAGAAAAGCTAGCTCTGGCGCTCTTGACCTCCTCACGAAGGTTAAAGCAATACTTCCAAAGTCACCAGGTTGTCGTAAGAACGGACCAAGGGATTCGGCAAGTACTTCAAAAACCCGACTTAGCGGGgagaatgatgacttggtccatcgaaCTCTCCCAATACGACATACGGTATGAAccccggcaagccatcaaggcgcaGGCGATGGCAGATTTTCTGGTAGAAGTAACTGGGGACCCAACCGAAGAAGCGGgcacacggtggaagctccatgtggacGGAGCTTCCAACCAGACGTCTGGAGGTGCCGGGATCATCCTGGAAAGCCCGGTTGGAGTCGTATACGAGCAGTCGATCAGGTTCGAGTTCCCCGTTTCGAACAATCAGGCGGAATACGAAGCCCTTATAGGGGGCTTGACCCTAGCAGCAGAAGTCGGGGCAACAAGGCTGGAAATATGCAGCGATTCTCAGGTCGTCACCTCCCAGGTAAatgggagctaccaagccaaagactcGTTATTACAAAAGTACTTGGAAAAAGTCAAAAGCTTAAGCCAAAAATTTGAGGAGGTCACGGTCCACCACGTGCCtagagaaaggaacacacgggcagaACTCCTATCAAAGTTGGCCAGCACTAAACCGGGAGAAGGCAAccggtctctcatccaag attatccgctcatcaaccccATCACTAGCTTCTTGGAAAATGGCAAACTCCCTGACGACAAAAAGGACGCGGCGAAACAGAGAAGGGAAGCAGCCAAATACGCCGTCATCCAAGGGCAACTATTCAAGAAAGGGCTCAACCAGCCCCTGTTGAAGTGCTTACACCCCGACCAAACGGACtacgtcctcagggaagtccaTGAAGCCTGCTGCGGACACCACATAGGAGGCAAGGCCCTAGCAAGAAAATTAATTCGAGACGGATACTATTGGCCGTCAATGATGGCAGACTCCAAAGAGTTCGTCAAAAAATGCGTGAAGTGCCAAGAGAACGCCAATTTCCACAGGGCACCGGCCTCCGAGTTAAGCTTGTTAACGTCCTCCCGGCCATTCTCTCAATGGGGAGTCGACCTCTTGGGACCCTTCCCTGTCGGTCCTGGGCaggtcaagtacctcatagttgCCATTGattactacaccaaatggatagaagctGAACCACTAGCTAGCATATCCTCATCCAATTGCAGGAAGTTCTtgtggaggcag GTGGAGTCCGCGAACAAGATCATCTTTTTAGGGCTGAAGAAGCGATTGGATAATAAAaagggtgcttgggccgacgaACTAGCCTCGGTACTCTGGTCTTACCGAACAACCGATCAATCCTCCACTAAGGAGACTCCTTTCCGACTAACATACGGGTTAGATGCGGTAATACCCGTAGAGATCGGGGAACCAAGCCCCCGGCTACTTTTGAAAGGAGTGGAGGAAGCCGTGGAAAAGGACTTGATAGACGAAGTCAGAGAAATGGCCCATTTGACAGAGACAGCGCTAAAGCAAAGAATGGCCCTAcgctacaacaccaaagtgctcaaaAGGGAATTCGAGCCAAACGACCTCGTCCTGAGGCGAAACGACATCGGCCCACCAACCCCTGGAGCAGGCAAGCTGGCggcaaactgggaaggcccCTATAGAATCAAAGAAGCAATGGGTAAAGGCGCCTTCAAGTTAGAAAGGCTAAATG ATAACACGCTCTATCACAACCCGACGACGATGCGCggccccgggactgatcaccccgggagcccGTCAAATACCGTCATAACAAATGACCACGCAAAAAGGCCACGGCTCGTTAATATAAACAGCAACTATAAACCAATAACGGTTAATAGAAATGATAGCACGGCCAGACGAATAAGAAAGAGTTAA
- the LOC130983216 gene encoding uncharacterized protein LOC130983216: protein MSTTVLLYSPSSVTTPATGHSCATRHYVVLSLQARCFFPLHFCICVFASASLLLATLHPTAPSSLRCSRLLESIAADAETATGYPSSSPLPSSHQLDFRMNSFSSTPIENNNEIEPTQDDEGQAIEAHVQGTQEEGQKETQEGGQKAHV from the exons ATGTCTACTACAGTACTACTATATTCACCGTCATCGGTCACCACTCCTGCCACCGGCCACTCCTGCGCCACTCGCCACTACGTCGTTCTCTCTCTTCAGGCGCGGTGTTTTTTTCCTCTCCATTTCTGCATCTGCGTGTTTGCTTCCGCCTCTTTGCTGCTCGCCACGTTGCATCCCACTGCTCCATCATCTCTTCGATGCTCGCGTCTACTGGAGAGCATAGCTGCTGACGCTGAAACAGCCACCGGTTATCCCTCTTCTAGTCCTCTTCCTTCTTCCCATCAACTTGACTTCAG GATGAATAGCTTTAGTTCAACTCCtattgaaaataataatgagATAGAACCAACTCAAGATGATGAGGGTCAAGCAATTGAAGCACATGTTCAAGGAACACAAGAAGAAGGACAAAAAGAAACACAAGAGGGAGGACAAAAAGCACATGTTTAA